ATTCTCAAGCGGCCCGGACGTAGGCAACCGACGACGCGGGAACGTCATCGAGCCGATGCAACGCGCGGCGGACCGTGTATGTCATCACGAAGAACCAGACCCAGAACGTTGCAAACGGAAGATAGAAGCCGAACAACCCGTTCCAGGCGAACGGCCCGGTCTGGAAGAAGAAGATGATGCTCAGCGGAATCAGGTCGAGCACAAAGAACACGTTGAACCAGCCGACCCAGCGCGGAATGATCGGATCGGGGTCCTCGTCCGCCAGTGAGGCGTAGATGAGACTGCCTCGAATCCCGGCGACGTTGGAGTGATAGACGTGGGTGATCTGATTGGCGTCCCAGCTCGGCGGTTGGGAGGGGAAGAACCGGGCGAGCGGCAAGATGCCGACCATGAGGAAGGCGATATAGACATACCCGCTCCACGAAGTGCGCTGCAGGAGCTGCAGATTTGCCTGAGGCGACAGCATGTCGCATCCTCTCCGGCCCGTCGGGACCCCACTCGACGCGGGTCACCGCACGTGAACGATCGTTGTCACTCCCCTGCGTTGACACGCTACCGTGCAGAGCATGACTTTCACCACCGCCCGCAAATTTCGGTAAACGGTGGTTGACACTAGACATTTATAAACTCTAGTGTCTCAAAATAACCTTCGTTACGAGAGTCGTAGAAACCACCAGGTGCCCCGACCATCGATTGTGAAACCGCGGCGAGCGGCCGTCGCCGGTGCTGGAATCGCCGGCCTTATTGCCGCCTACCGTCTGCAACAAGCAGGTCGGACGGCAGAAGTCTTCGAAGCGGAGCCCCGTGCGGGTGGACGCGTGGAAACCATCCGGCAATACGGATATCGCGTCGATACCGGCGCCACTGCGTTCGCAGCGCGGTACCCGATCGCCGCGCAGCTGGCGAAAGAGCTGGGGCTGAGCATCGTTGATACGGCCCCTTATCTCGGCGTGTACCGCAACGGCCGGGTCCGACCGTTACGCCTCGATCGGCTGATCCGCTCGGGTCTCACGACCGACGTGTTGACCATGTCCGCCAAGCCTGGGTCTGCCTGGCGCGGCGGGAGTGCGAAGGGGAGGTTTGCTGCGGCGACCTACAACAAGTGCATTGGCACGGACTATATCCGACAGTTGTTAGGAAAGTAGAAGCGATGGCATCCTCGATTCCGACGGCGGACCGCAAGCAGCCCACAGCCGATGTGCTCGTCGAGCGTGACGACACCGTGGGCGTCATCACGATCAACCGGCCCGCGCGACTCAATGCGGTCACCCCGGAGGCCGGTGACACATTGAGGTCGGCTTTTCTCGAGCTGGAGGCCGACAGCCGGATCCGGGCCGTCGTGCTCACCGGCGCCGGCCGCGGATTCTGTGCGGGCGCAGACATTTCCGGCGATGTGGGCAATGCCCGCCAAGTACTTCTGGATTCATGGAATCCGCTGGTGATGACGATGCGGTCATTGCAGATCCCGATCATCGCCGCCGTCAACGGTGTCGCGGCCGGGGCGGGAGTGTCATTGGCACTGGCGTGCGACCTGCGTGTCGCCGCGACGTCGGCACGATTTGAGTTGTCGTTCGCCAAGATCGGGCTCATGCCCGACGCGGGCCTGACCTGGTTGCTTCCCCGGGTCGTCGGCCTCGGCCGCGCCAACGAATTAGCGCTGCTGGCGGAGCGCCTCTCCGCCCCCGAGGCGCATAGCTGGGGCCTGGTGAACCGATTGGCCGAAGACGGCCGGGCGCTCGCGGATGCCGTCACCATGGCCCGGCGTTTCGCGGAATTATCGGTAAGCGTCGCGACGATCAAGCAGGCCCATCATCGTGCTCTCGAGTCCGGTTTCGCCGATCAACTCAACCACGAAGCTCACACACAGGGTTGGTTGCAGGAGCAGCCCGACTTCGCCGAAGCAACCCGGGCATTCGCCGAGAAACGGCCACCGCAGCTGAACCAACGTAATCCCCCGGATCGGTCCAGGTGACGCTGGTCACCGCCCTACTGCGCTACCGTTAGAAAATGGCCAAGCGTAACGACCGTTCAGAACAGATCCTGCGCACTGCGATGCACCTGTTCCACGAACGCGGCTTTGACGGTGTCGGTGTGGATCTGATCGGCGAGAAGGCGGGTGTGTCCGGTCCGGCGATCTATCGCTACTTCAGCGGCAAAGACGAGATCCTGATAACACTTCTCGACGAGGCGATCGACCGGGTCCTGATGTCGACGGGCGGCCAGTTCGACGATCCGCGCGAGGAACTGGAGCACTTGGTGCGGGGGCACGTGCAGCGAGCCCTCGAGGAACGCGAACTGATGAGTGTATGGACCAGAGAACGCAATTCGATTCCCAAGGCATACCGATCGAGGTTGAGCGCGCGGATCAAGCGCTACATCGACCGCTGGGTGGATTGCCTGCAGGCCTGCTACCCGAATCAGTCGCGCGACGTGCTCAACGCGGCCGTGCACGCGACGCACGGCCTGATCGACTCAACCCCGATGTGGCCGGAAAAGTCGCTGCGGACTGCCGGACTCGCCGACATCCTCACCGGGATGGCCTTGCAGGGATTGGAATGGCTGGGCAACGATGCTTCACCCAGCGTGTCGGCGCAGAAGAGTGTCCGCCAGAAGCGACCTCCGGTCCGTTCGGCCTGAGACACGGTCACCGCCACGTCACCCATAACCGCCACCAACCCCTACGCACCGAAACATAATTTTGATATAACTTGTATCAATAACACGTCTCGTCAGGCGAAAGAAGAACGTCATGCCCGAGTCCCTAAGCCAAAAACTCAGGGTCGCCGGTCAGCTGGGGCGAATCGGCGCGCATGTAGTCAACGAGCGATTGCGTCGCCCCAAACCCACTGCCCTGGCCGAAATTCCGCCGACGGTGGACGCACTGACACCGGAGTGGCTGACAGCCGCGTTGTGCCGCGGACACCCGGGAGCTTGGGTGACTTCGGTGTCCACCGCCTCGGGCAGTGACGGGTCGACCACCAGGCGAATACTGGCTATCGATTACAACGATGTCGGCCGCCATGCCGGGCTACCGACATCGGTTTTTACCAAGTCGACCCCCAAATTCACCTCCCGCGCCGTGACAGTTCCCTCGGCGGCCTTGACATGCGAGGCGCTGTTCTACGACCGCATCCGGCCAACCCTCGATATCGAAGCGCCCCGTGGCTATTACATGGCGGTGGACAACAGGTCCGGACGTTCGATGTTCCTGATGGAGGACGTGGCGAGCAGCAAGGGCGCGACTTTCGGAGACCCGACCAAGCACTACATCGACCGGACTCGCGCCGAAGCGATCGTCACCACGTTGGCTACCGTCCACGGAACGCTGTGGGAGAGTCCGCGCTTCGGCGGCGATCTGGCCGTCGTCAAGGGCGCCGAGCGGTGGCAGATCGATGTCAACGAGACGATCGACTTTCCGCGTCGCACCCTGATCGGGTTCGACCGCGCGGCCGACGTCTTTCCCGCCGGGTTCCGCCGTCGCCGTGCCGATGTCTTCCCGGCGACAATGGCGTCGCTGGCGATGCATAACTCGGCCCCCAACACGCTGCTGCATTCCGATGTGCATTCGCGCAACTGGTATCTGACGCCTGATGGTGGCATGGGCCTCTACGACTGGCAGCTGATCAGTCGGGGAATATGGGGCCTCGACGTCGCCTATGCCCTCAATTCGGCGCTCACCGTGGACGATCGGCGCGTCTGGGAACGGGAACTCATCGAGTTGTACGTCGACCGCCTGCACGCAGCGGGCGGACCCGCGCTCTCGTTCGACGAAGCGTGGTTGGCGTACCGCCAGCAAGCCTTCCACGGTCTGGTCTTCTGGCTCTATACGATCGGCGCCGGCCGGCTGCAGCCAGCCATGCAACCCGATGAGGTATCGCTAGCCAACCTGGAGCGAATGACGGCCATGATCGACGACCTGGATTCTTTCGGCGCCTTGCAACAGTCCGCGACAGCGATACCCATTCCGTACACGTCTTAGCCTTCGGCAATCGCCTTGACACTCAAGGCCAGACACCCCATCGACGTCAGCGTGAAGAGGGCCGCGCTCAGCTTAGAGATCTTGCCGCACCGGTGTGCGACGCCGACAGCCACAATGTCGCCGAGATCGCACGCGGCGGCAACCTTCAACATCTGAGTCCGCGACCGGCGTTCGGTCACCAATGGCGCCGCGGCAAGCGCAAAGTCGCGCGTGCCGCCGAGCCTGAGGAACAGCGCCGCGCTGGCGTCCTTGGAGACGTTCATTCCGAACATCCTGGAAGCGGTTATCGGCATCAGCCATCCACTCGCACCGATCGCCGATCGCACCGCCGCCAGAACCGTTGCCGTTACCCGAGTCACGAGACACCAGCTCCTCTCTGAGATCCCACTTCCACTTGTTAAAGCCGGAACGTTCGTTCACACCAGATGGTAGTTTTACTCGCACGCTCGTGTCGCCGCAAGGAGTGCCCGTGGAGGACCTCACCATGTCGCCCGACGAAGTTGATGACTTTTTGTCGGGGCCGCTCACCGGACAGCTGGCCACCAACGGCCCAACCATCAGACCACTGTGGTACCAGTGGGAAGACAACGCGTTCTGGATAATCAGCGGCCCGTGGGCGAAGCTGTATCAGCGTGTGCAGAAGGACCCCAACGTCGCTTTCTGCGTCGATGTCGGCGACTTCGACAACGGCATCGTCAAACAGGTCGTCGTCCAGGGTCCGGCGCACATTCAGGATTACGACGTCGAGCGCGGCCGCCGACTCCTGTACCGGTACCTGGGCCCCGACGAGGATTCGTGGTCGGACTCACCGGATGACTACCGCAGCTACCTGCGCGATGGCGGCCCGGACGGCGCCGTATTCCTACGATTGGCGCCGGCAAAGATGACCGCACTGAACTTCAGTTACGCACGCAACCGAAGAGCCAAGTAAAACAGCACTATTCGCGCTCTGCTAGGCGGTGTAGTGCTCAACGAGCCGGGCTCGCCACTCCTTGATCTCGCCGACGAAGTCGTAGCCATCGCGGCGCAGGGCCGACCTAAAGCACAGGCCGATCGCGTAGGACACGAAGATCTCGGCCTCACGCGCGGGGTCGAGGCCGCCCCTGACCGAGCCGTCCGCCTGGCCCGCGGCGAGGTGGCCGGCGAGTTCCGCCTCGTACGCGCCGATGAGACCGTCGAACCAGCCGGCAAAGCCCTGCAACGCGGCGGGTGTCTCGAAGGTTAGCACGATCATCGCCCGCATCGTTTCGGGTTCTCGCTCGACAGCGTCGAGCAGATCGTCGAGCTGACCGATCACCCGGTCCAGGCCGGTGCCACCACGCTCACGGCGGATCGCGGGCAGCAGCAGTTCGGCGAAGTTTTCGAAAACCGACTGCAGCAGTGCCTCTTTGGAGCCGTACCGATCCCGGACCATGTTGCGACTGAAGCCCGCGTTGATGCCGATCTCGACGGCGGTGGTGCGTTCGTAGCCCTGACGGGCGAACAGCTGGATCGCGGACGCGATCAGGGCAAGCGTCGACTCTTCGACACGCTCCTGATTGGTCTTCGGTCGGCGCTTGATCGCACTGGGCACCACATGAGTGTACGACGATTCTGTCGGTAAGCAGATAGATATCTGTTCATCGACAGATAGATCTGTTACCGTCATCACATGCTCGATGAACGACCGTTAACGGCGACGGGGCCAGTGGGGGTGGACGCAGCAGGCCCGGATCCCGTCGCAGCTCAGCGGACTTGGGCGAAGGTCTGGATCGTGCACGGCGTCCTGTGGCTTGCACTGATCGCCTACTGCTGGACCATGTGGGTTGTCAGCGGCGATTTCACGCCCAACACGCTCGGCCGTGGTCAAGAGCCCGCCTGGTACGTCGTTCTGGTTCGATGCGTAGAAGTGGTCTTCGGAATCTTCATCACCGGCTGGATCCTGTGGCGCTTCGTGATCGGACCGAAGATACGCACCGGTCGCTTCAGCTTTGACGGCCTGTTCTTCCTGGCCGGGTGGTTGATGTTCTTCCAGGAGCCCTGGATCGATTGGACCGTTTACCAATTCCAGTACGCGACAACGTTCGTCAACTTCGGGAGCTGGCTGTCGCACATACCGGGGTGGAGCTCGGGCAACGGGCAGTTGATTCCGGTGCCCATGGTGTACTTCACCGCCTACCTGTGGATGTGCGCGATGTCCGGCTACGCCGGCTCCCGCTACATGACCTATCAGCGCAGAAGAGACCCGTCGCGCAGTGTATTTCGACTCATCGCCCAGACCTATCTGGTCATGATCGTCGGCGACTTTATCGTCGAGCTGATCATGACCAGGACGGGGCTGATCAGCTACTCGTCGACCATTCCCTGGCTGACGCTATTCGCCGGCACCGATCACCAGTTCCCGCTCTATGAGCCGCTGAGCTGGCCCGGGACGTTCATCATCCTGAGTTGCCTGCACTTCTTCCGCGACGACCGGGGCCGGTCCTGGCCCGAACGCGGCATCGACAAACTGCAGTTCAAGCGCGAGGGATTCAAGACCTTCGCGAGGTTCTGTGCGATCGCCGGCGCGGCACAGTTGGCGATCTTCATCGCCTTCAACATGCCGTACTGGTTCTACGCGTTGCACTCCGGGCCAATGCCCAAGCCGCATATCGAACGAACCTGGCGTAACGGCGGAGTTTGTGGCCCCACCACCGCTTTCAATTGCGCCGATCCGAAGCTGCCGATCTCACGTCAATCGGCACCGGATCGCCCCGAGCTCCTACCAGAGAGGCATCAATGACACAGCACAGCACCGCGGCGGTAATCGGAGGCGGAATCGCCGGGATGGCCGCGGCCTACGAGCTGTCCAAGGCCGGTTTCCACGTCACGGTGTTGGAGACCCGCGACCGGGTGGGCGGACGGATCTGGACCGTACGCAAGGACGACTTCGTGATGGACCTGGGTACCGCAGTCTATCTCGGGACCTACCGCGAAGCGGTCGCGATGATCCACGAGGTCGGGCTGAGCAACGAGTTCATCGAAACCCCAGTCATTTTCGGAATGCCTCGCCAGGGCAAGCAGCATTACCTGGACCTGGCAAAGCCGATTCGGGCCAGCCTGGCCACCCAAGTGATTTCCTGGCCGGCCAAGATCAAGGCCATTCGACTGTTCGCCGATGTCTTCAAATACCGTAACAGCCTCGGCTACGACACCTATGACGGTCTCGCCGAGATCGACAACGAAACCGTTGCCGACTATTGCCGTCGGGCGCTCAACGAGGAGCTGGCCCGCTACATCGGCGCACCCCTGGTCAGCGGCACCTGGGTACACGAGGATCACGACACCTCGGTGGCCCTGCTGCACTGGACGGTGCGCAACATGTTGGTCAAGTCGGTGTTCAACCTGACCTCCGGCGTGGCCGGGTTGCCCGTCAAATTGGCGACGCTGGTGGACACCAAGCTCGAGCACACCGTCACCAACGTCACCGACAACGGTTCGGCCGTCGAAGTCAGCTACGTGACACCGTCGTCGGGCGAACAGACCCAAACCTTCGACACCGCAGTCATCGCGACGACGGCACAGCCCGCGCTAGGCATCTATCCGCAGATGGACGAAAACCACCGCAACCTTTATGGAACCGCCAGATACCACCGATTGGGCAATGTGTCGCTTGGGTTTTCGGGACGACCGAATGATCCCGGCACCTTTTCGATGGTCTCCCCGTACGACGATCCGGACACTATCGCTGTCATCGCCGACCACAACAAGGCGCCGGGACGGGCACCGCAAGGCAAGGGCCTCATCTCCGTGCTGCTGTCGCCTGCCTACCTCAACCGGACCGACGATCGCGACGATGACTACTTGATCGAGCACTCGCTCGACCGGGTCAAGTACTACTACGGCAAGCTCCCCGGTGACCTGGAGCAGCACGCCGTGGTCCGCTGGCCGGAATCGGTCCCGATCATCGACAAAGGCCGCTTCAAGCGAATTGCCGACTTCCGCAAGAAGATGGACCGGACTTCTCGGGTCCAGTTCGCCAGCGACTTGGATCGCATCCCGGGCCTCAACGGCGGGTTGGTCAGCGGTAAGGAGGCGGCGGACCGGGTGTCGACGCTGTTCGCCGACAGAGTTCCTCGGGGACGACTTATCGGTACCACGGGAACGTAACTGCGATGATCAGGACCACCTTGGCGTGGGACCAACCCCCTTGGGGCACAACGACGCCCGCGGCACCGCAAACGATCATCACGGTCGTCCTTGGCCTCGCGGTAGCGGGCTTCGTCATAGCCGCTTTGGCCAGCTGGTATCGCACCAAACGGCATCTCTATGTCTACTACGGCGATCAGCCATTCATTGTGGGGGGCTTCCCGCTTAGTCAATTGGTGTTCAACGCATTCGGGTCAATGTTGGGAGCGGTAGTAGTCACCCGGCTCTCGTGGTTTTTCACCGACGCGCGTCAGCTGCTGCTGCTCCTGGTGCCGTTTGTGACGTTCATGTCGTCGTGGGCGGTGGGTATGCCGCTGTTCTTGGTCCTCGGCACGGATGCGGCCCATGGCCTCCGGATGATCGCCGCGGTCGTGAGCATGTCGCTCGGCCTGATCGGGATCGACACGACGATCCGCTTCGGCACCGGGCAGTTACGCCTGCTCCCCCCGATTACGGCAGCGCCCAACACAACTGAGCGTTTATCGAAAGCCGACGTCGACCGTAGCGCCGTCGGCGCATAGAAGAACAGGAGTTCTGGCGATGACAACCTCAATCGTTGCGATTGCCCAACCCCCATGGGAGATGACCACCCCCACAATCGCGCAGGCGATCATCACCGCGATCCTCGCCGTGGTGGTGGCGGCCTTTGTCGTTGTCGCACTCGTCGATTGGCGACGCTCGGGGTCGCCGGCCTTCCTGCTGACGTTGGTCGGCGGTTACATCTGTTCCTTCAATGAGGCGACGGTCGACGTGCTCGGCCATTGCTTCTTTCCCCTCGACGGAGTGCTCGGCTATGCCGCATTCGGCAGAGGCGTGCCGGTGTGGGTGGTGCTGGCCTACGTCGTCTTCTTCGGTGGGCTGTCCTATCTGATGGCGTTGGCGTTCAGGCGTGGTGCCAGCCACCGGGCGATGTGTTGCGGCATAGCC
The DNA window shown above is from Mycobacterium sp. Aquia_216 and carries:
- a CDS encoding FAD-dependent oxidoreductase codes for the protein MPRPSIVKPRRAAVAGAGIAGLIAAYRLQQAGRTAEVFEAEPRAGGRVETIRQYGYRVDTGATAFAARYPIAAQLAKELGLSIVDTAPYLGVYRNGRVRPLRLDRLIRSGLTTDVLTMSAKPGSAWRGGSAKGRFAAATYNKCIGTDYIRQLLGK
- a CDS encoding enoyl-CoA hydratase/isomerase family protein; this encodes MASSIPTADRKQPTADVLVERDDTVGVITINRPARLNAVTPEAGDTLRSAFLELEADSRIRAVVLTGAGRGFCAGADISGDVGNARQVLLDSWNPLVMTMRSLQIPIIAAVNGVAAGAGVSLALACDLRVAATSARFELSFAKIGLMPDAGLTWLLPRVVGLGRANELALLAERLSAPEAHSWGLVNRLAEDGRALADAVTMARRFAELSVSVATIKQAHHRALESGFADQLNHEAHTQGWLQEQPDFAEATRAFAEKRPPQLNQRNPPDRSR
- a CDS encoding TetR/AcrR family transcriptional regulator, whose product is MAKRNDRSEQILRTAMHLFHERGFDGVGVDLIGEKAGVSGPAIYRYFSGKDEILITLLDEAIDRVLMSTGGQFDDPREELEHLVRGHVQRALEERELMSVWTRERNSIPKAYRSRLSARIKRYIDRWVDCLQACYPNQSRDVLNAAVHATHGLIDSTPMWPEKSLRTAGLADILTGMALQGLEWLGNDASPSVSAQKSVRQKRPPVRSA
- a CDS encoding phosphotransferase, with the protein product MPESLSQKLRVAGQLGRIGAHVVNERLRRPKPTALAEIPPTVDALTPEWLTAALCRGHPGAWVTSVSTASGSDGSTTRRILAIDYNDVGRHAGLPTSVFTKSTPKFTSRAVTVPSAALTCEALFYDRIRPTLDIEAPRGYYMAVDNRSGRSMFLMEDVASSKGATFGDPTKHYIDRTRAEAIVTTLATVHGTLWESPRFGGDLAVVKGAERWQIDVNETIDFPRRTLIGFDRAADVFPAGFRRRRADVFPATMASLAMHNSAPNTLLHSDVHSRNWYLTPDGGMGLYDWQLISRGIWGLDVAYALNSALTVDDRRVWERELIELYVDRLHAAGGPALSFDEAWLAYRQQAFHGLVFWLYTIGAGRLQPAMQPDEVSLANLERMTAMIDDLDSFGALQQSATAIPIPYTS
- a CDS encoding pyridoxamine 5'-phosphate oxidase family protein, with the translated sequence MEDLTMSPDEVDDFLSGPLTGQLATNGPTIRPLWYQWEDNAFWIISGPWAKLYQRVQKDPNVAFCVDVGDFDNGIVKQVVVQGPAHIQDYDVERGRRLLYRYLGPDEDSWSDSPDDYRSYLRDGGPDGAVFLRLAPAKMTALNFSYARNRRAK
- a CDS encoding TetR/AcrR family transcriptional regulator produces the protein MPSAIKRRPKTNQERVEESTLALIASAIQLFARQGYERTTAVEIGINAGFSRNMVRDRYGSKEALLQSVFENFAELLLPAIRRERGGTGLDRVIGQLDDLLDAVEREPETMRAMIVLTFETPAALQGFAGWFDGLIGAYEAELAGHLAAGQADGSVRGGLDPAREAEIFVSYAIGLCFRSALRRDGYDFVGEIKEWRARLVEHYTA
- a CDS encoding spirocyclase AveC family protein, yielding MLDERPLTATGPVGVDAAGPDPVAAQRTWAKVWIVHGVLWLALIAYCWTMWVVSGDFTPNTLGRGQEPAWYVVLVRCVEVVFGIFITGWILWRFVIGPKIRTGRFSFDGLFFLAGWLMFFQEPWIDWTVYQFQYATTFVNFGSWLSHIPGWSSGNGQLIPVPMVYFTAYLWMCAMSGYAGSRYMTYQRRRDPSRSVFRLIAQTYLVMIVGDFIVELIMTRTGLISYSSTIPWLTLFAGTDHQFPLYEPLSWPGTFIILSCLHFFRDDRGRSWPERGIDKLQFKREGFKTFARFCAIAGAAQLAIFIAFNMPYWFYALHSGPMPKPHIERTWRNGGVCGPTTAFNCADPKLPISRQSAPDRPELLPERHQ
- a CDS encoding protoporphyrinogen/coproporphyrinogen oxidase; amino-acid sequence: MTQHSTAAVIGGGIAGMAAAYELSKAGFHVTVLETRDRVGGRIWTVRKDDFVMDLGTAVYLGTYREAVAMIHEVGLSNEFIETPVIFGMPRQGKQHYLDLAKPIRASLATQVISWPAKIKAIRLFADVFKYRNSLGYDTYDGLAEIDNETVADYCRRALNEELARYIGAPLVSGTWVHEDHDTSVALLHWTVRNMLVKSVFNLTSGVAGLPVKLATLVDTKLEHTVTNVTDNGSAVEVSYVTPSSGEQTQTFDTAVIATTAQPALGIYPQMDENHRNLYGTARYHRLGNVSLGFSGRPNDPGTFSMVSPYDDPDTIAVIADHNKAPGRAPQGKGLISVLLSPAYLNRTDDRDDDYLIEHSLDRVKYYYGKLPGDLEQHAVVRWPESVPIIDKGRFKRIADFRKKMDRTSRVQFASDLDRIPGLNGGLVSGKEAADRVSTLFADRVPRGRLIGTTGT